One window of Perca flavescens isolate YP-PL-M2 chromosome 15, PFLA_1.0, whole genome shotgun sequence genomic DNA carries:
- the wfikkn2a gene encoding WAP, Kazal, immunoglobulin, Kunitz and NTR domain-containing protein 2, whose translation MPMPMSVAKVVYSHAGLCPNDLNPNLWVDAMSTCMRECETDQDCETFEKCCPNVCGNKSCVASRYIDVKGNKGPIGMPEGATCDKFMCSQQGSECDIWDGQPVCKCRDRCEREPHFTCASDGMTYYNKCYMDAEACSKGISISEVTCRYHLTWPNTSPIPAETTLHPTTALQTTLPADIQLPTIHSGPTQLAVFVGETASFLCDVSGKPHPEITWEKQLKGKDNTIMRPNHVRGNVVVTNIGQLVIYNAQLQDAGIYTCTAKNVGGSVSSHFPLVVIRKEAKGKNAEGNSTSLPFSAEECLKSPDTDDCGEESMSWYYEPKRNNCFTFTYSQCNKNRNHFDTYEACMLSCGGELAAPCSLPSLQGPCKAYEPRWAYSSGLKKCQSFVYGGCGGNENNFESKESCEEMCPFLKNHNCKICKPRAKMVTSFCKSDFVILGRVTELTEEQESGHALVTVEEILKDEKMGLRFFGKEPLEVTLLNMDWNCPCPNITTADGQLIIMGDVQNGMAVLQPDSFVGSSSTRRIRKLREVIHKKTCDFLKDFSAVQ comes from the exons ATGCCCATGCCCATGTCTGTGGCAAAAGTGGTGTACTCTCACGCAGGTCTGTGCCCGAATGACCTGAACCCCAACCTGTGGGTGGATGCTATGAGCACCTGCATGCGCGAGTGCGAAACTGACCAG GACTGTGAGACATTTGAGAAGTGCTGCCCTAATGTATGTGGTAACAAGAGCTGTGTGGCATCACGCTATATAGACGTCAAGGGCAACAAGGGCCCCATTGGAATGCCAGAGGGCGCCACCTGCGACAAGTTCATGTGCTCGCAGCAAGGGTCTGAGTGCGACATCTGGGATGGCCAGCCTGTTTGTAAGTGCCGGGACCGCTGTGAGAGAGAACCCCACTTCACGTGTGCGTCTGACGGCATGACATACTATAACAAGTGCTACATGGATGCCGAGGCCTGTTCCAAGGGTATCTCTATTTCTGAGGTCACCTGCAG gtACCACCTGACCTGGCCAAACACCAGTCCAATCCCAGCAGAGACAACATTACATCCTACCACCGCCCTCCAGACCACCCTCCCAGCTGACATCCAGCTCCCCACCATACACAGCGGCCCCACCCAACTGGCTGTTTTTGTGGGTGAGACAGCTAGCTTCCTGTGCGATGTCTCTGGGAAACCACACCCGGAAATCACCTGGGAGAAACAACTGAAGGGCAAAGACAACACCATAATGAGACCTAATCATGTCCGAGGCAACGTTGTGGTCACTAACATTGGCCAGCTGGTCATATACAATGCGCAACTTCAGGATGCCGGCATCTATACGTGTACAGCCAAAAACGTTGGGGGAAGTGTATCGTCACACTTTCCCTTGGTAGTGATCAGGAAGGAGGCGAAAGGTAAGAATGCAGAGGGGAATAGTACCAGCCTGCCGTTTTCAGCTGAAGAGTGTCTTAAAAGTCCAGACACAGACGACTGTGGAGAAGAGAGCATGAGCTGGTACTATGAACCAAAGAGGAACAATTGCTTCACCTTCACCTACAGTCAGTGCAATAAAAACCGTAACCATTTCGACACCTATGAAGCCTGCATGCTGTCATGCGGAGGAGAGCTGGCGGCTCCGTGCAGCCTACCGAGCCTCCAAGGGCCTTGCAAAGCATATGAGCCTCGCTGGGCTTACAGCAGCGGCCTCAAAAAGTGCCAGTCCTTTGTGTACGGAGGGTGCGGTGGCAACGAGAACAACTTTGAGTCTAAAGAGTCCTGTGAAGAGATGTGTCCCTTTCTGAAAAACCACAACTGCAAGATATGTAAACCCCGAGCCAAGATGGTCACCAGCTTCTGCAAAAGTGACTTTGTGATCCTCGGGCGTGTGACCGAGCTGACGGAGGAGCAAGAGTCTGGCCACGCTTTGGTGACAGTAGAAGAGATCTTGAAGGACGAGAAGATGGGTCTGAGGTTTTTTGGCAAAGAGCCCCTGGAGGTGACTCTTCTGAACATGGACTGGAACTGCCCGTGCCCCAATATCACTACAGCCGACGGGCAGCTCATCATCATGGGGGATGTTCAAAATGGCATGGCCGTCCTGCAGCCCGACAGCTTCGTAGGCTCCTCCAGCACTCGTAGAATCAGGAAGCTTCGCGAGGTTATTCACAAGAAAACCTGTGATTTCCTTAAAGATTTCTCTGCCGTCCAGTAG